From Haemophilus parainfluenzae:
CTTTAGATGCGATGGTAACAGAACCTAATGCAGTCACTTGTGCTGCACGAGCTTGAGCTGCTGCTAAACTTGCTGCTGCCGCTGCTTCTAACTCTGCACGACGTGCTTCAAAGTGTTCAATGTTAGCTTTAGTTGCCATAACTGCTTTACCTTGTGGGATTAAGAAGTTACGAGCGAAACCAGATTTAACATTAACTTGATCACCTACGTTACCTAGGTGAACGATTTTATCTAAAAGAATTACTTGCATTTCCTAACTCCTTCTTAATTGTGATGAGAATCAGAGTAAGGTAATAACGCTAAATAACGAGCGCGTTTGATTGCGCGTGCTAATTGGCGTTGGTACTTCGCACGAGTACCGGTAATGCGGCTTGGTACAATTTTGCCGCTTTCAGAAATGTAGTTCTTTAATGTAGCGATATCTTTGTAATCGATTTCAACAACATTTTCCGCTGTGAAACGGCAGAACTTACGACGACGGAAATAACGTGCCATTTGGCTGTCTCCTAATCTATAAATTCGATTTGCTCGGCATGCAATACTAACTGTGTTAAACCATTTGAGGTTTTATGTGAAGTAATAAACCCCACCACAAGAAGTTTACTGCCGACCGTAATGCTTTGAGTTTTTTCTATTAACTGATTGCCACTGACTTGAACTGGCATCTTTAACCACGCTTGACGTGATAAACCACTTTCGACTTGTTCGGAACGATGTTCCAGCCAAAATTGGCAATGTGCAATCCCGTTAGGGCTTTTGCTTCGCTTGGGTAATTGGCACACTGTGCCGATTAACGAGAAGCGATTATCAAGTTTTGAATTACTCTTCAGCATCCTCAAAATCGTTGTTTTCAACTTCAGCTAAAGGTTTACGTTCTTCTTTAGCCGCTTTCATTGGGGACGCTTCGGTTACGGCGTGCTTAGTATGGATAACAAGACTGCGTAATACAGCATCGTTATAACGGAAAGTCGTTTCTAGCTCGTCGATGACTTGTTGAGGCGCTTCTACATTCATAAGCACGTAATGTGCTTTGTGTAATTTGTTAATTGGGTACGCTAATTGACGACGACCCCAATCTTCTAGGCGATGAACTTGACCACCAGCTTCTTTAACAGAACCTGTGTAACGTTCGATCATACCTGGTACTTGCTCGCTTTGGTCCGGATGAACCATAAACACGATTTCGTAGTGACGCATTACTGCTCCTTACGGGTTAATCAGCCTTTGACGTAGACTAGCCACCAATCTGCAAAGGCAAGGAACGAAAAAATGAACGTGGCTAAGGATGCCGATTATACAGTTTTTTTTCTAGACTTCAAATCATTTGCATGCTTTTCAAACAAAAAAACCGATATTAACAACATCGGTTTTCTTTTTTATTTCTAAATTAACGACTACGGAAAATGATACGACCTTTGCTCAAGTCATAAGGTGTCATTTCTACCGTTACTTTATCGCCTGTTAAAATACGAATATAATTTTTACGCATTTTACCTGAGATGTGTGCAGTTAATACATGACCATTTTCTAATTCAACACGAAACATGGTGTTAGGTAAAGTTTCTAAGATTGTACCTTGCATTTCAATGCAATCTTCTTTTGCCATTTTATCCTCTAAAATTATGATTTTTTTGACCGCACTTTTTGCGGGTTATAAATGAAAAACGGGCGGATTATAGCCGTTTTTGGCGTTAGACGAAAGATTAAAATGGTATTTTGTTGAAATCCTCATTCTTTTTTTAATAATTCAATTATATATAATGTTTCAACGCTGGATCAGATAGAAAATTTCATTTAGCATACAAAATATAGAGAAAAGATAAGGCGTTTGAGTCTTATGCCGCCTTCCTTTCTAAAAGGATAACAGCGCTATCTTGAAAATAGCTAAAGCAATTTTACGATGGTTTGATAAAATTATATGTAAACAAATGACTTCAACTAAGGGCTATTTATGGCTATACCTAAAATAATTGTAATTAGTTTAAAACATTCAAAAAGAAGAGAAAATATTGCTAAACGCCTTTCCGGTTTGGGGTTGGACTTCAGTTTTTTTGATGCAACAGATGGGAAAAAACTATCCGCTTCTGTATTAGAATCTGTCGATTATGATTTCTATCCAAAACACTATTTATCACCTAAGCCATTAACACTCGGCGAAATTGGTTGCGCAATGAGCCATATTAATGTTTATGAATATATTATAGAAAACAATATTGAAAGTGCTATTGTTCTTGAAGATGATGCTATAGTTTCACATTATTTTGAGGAAATTGTTCAGGATGCGTTAAATAAAGTTGGAAAAAAATATGATTTGATCTTTTTAGATCATGGTAAAGCCAAATCATATCTTTGTAAGAAAAAACTTTATGAAGGCTATCGACTTGTACATTATAAGTCTCCTTCGAAAAATTCTAAGCGGTTTATTACCTGTACTGCCGCATATTTAATTACACAATTGGGCGCTTCAAAATTGCTTAACTATGCTTATCCTGTACGAATGCCTTCAGACTACTTAACAGGACTTATTCAAAAAAACAAAATGAATGCCTATGGAATCGAACCACCTTGTGTATTCAGAGGTTTGAGTATTGATTCTGAAATAAATCAAGTTGAAGAGCGATATGAATAAGTTAAAAGCCCTAAGATTAAAAATAGGGAAATGGATACTCGATAAATCATCGAGAGTAAATAATCCCCAAAGTTTAGAACATCCTAAGAGTTTCTTATTTTTGCGACAAGATGGGAAAATTGGCGACTATATCGTGAGCTCTTTTGTTTTTCGAGAGATAAAGAAATTTAATCCATTGATAAAAATTGGTGTTATCTGTACGAAAAAAAACGCTTATCTATTTCAAAAAAATAAAAATATTGATGAAATTTATACTGTAAAAAAAAGAAATATTTTAGACTATATTAAAAAGGGGCTATTAATTAGAAAAGAAAGATATGATGTTGTCATTGACCCAACCCTCATCATTAGAAATCGAGACTTGTTGCTCTTGAGGATAATCAATGCTCATAATTATATTGGCTATCAAAAAGAAGATTATAATATTTTTAACGTAAATATTACTAAAGATAGCCATTTTTCAGAAATTTACAAAGAAGCTTTAGCTAAATCAAACATTAATTTAAGTGATGATAGCTATGATATTCCGCAAGATGACTTAATTAAAGAAGAAATTCTCCAGTTTATTACGGATAATAAGTTAAATAATTTTATTGCCATTAACTTTTATGGAAATGGGAAAAATAGAAAGTTTGATGATGCTCACATTATAGATTATTTAACATATATTAAAGACTTTTATAAGCATCAGTTAGTCTTGCTTGCAACGCCGGATACTCATGAACATTTAAGTCGTATCGCTAATCAATTTAATGATGTGTTTGTTTATTCAAGTCATCATATAATGATCTATCATACTATTGAATTAATTAGAAATTGCACACAACTTATTTCGGTTGATACATCCACCGTTCATATTGCTTCAGGGTTAAATAAAGCGATGATTTGTATTTATTCGCGAGACAAAGATAATTTTATACATTGGCATCCCAACTCCAAGAATGTGTGCCATATTCTGCATTACAACGATAATGTGAATGAGCTCTCCCCGAGAGAAATAAAACCAGAGTGGTTAGATATTTAAAGATATAAAACCACAAGCTTTATTATTTATTAGACTATCTTTATGAACTCAAAGAAACATTTAGGCCATACAGCCCGCAAACGCTTTGGTCAAAACTTTTTACATGATACATCTGTGATTCAAGGTATCGTGGCGGCGATTTACCCACAACCCAATCAATTCTTAGTAGAAATTGGTCCGGGACTTGGTGCATTAACAGAGCCTGTTGGTGAACTTGTCGATCATCTGACTGTGGTCGAGCTTGACCGAGACCTTGCTGAACGTTTACGTCATCATCCATTTTTACATCAAAAACTCACCGTTATTGAAACGGATGCGATGCAATTTGATTTTGGTGAGCTTTATAGACAAGAAAACCTAGCAGAAAAAGGCCAGAAATTACGCGTGTTTGGTAACTTGCCTTACAACATCTCCACCCCATTGATGTTCCACTTGTTTAAGTATCATGATGTGATTCAGGATATGCACTTCATGCTGCAAAAAGAAGTGGTCAAACGCTTATGCGCAGGGCCAAATAGCAAAGCTTACGGTCGTTTAACCATTATGGCGCAATACTTCTGCCAAGTGATGCCTGTACTTGAAGTGCCACCTTCTGCATTTAAACCAGCACCGAAAGTGGATTCAGCCGTTGTGCGTTTAATTCCGCATAAAGAATTGCCACACCCAGTGAAAGATTTATATTGGTTGAACCGTGTTTGCTCCCAAGCGTTTAATCAACGTCGAAAAACATTACGCAATGCACTTTCAACACTATTTTCACCTGAAAATCTGACTGCACTTGGTATTGATTTAAATGCACGTGCAGAAAATTTGGCTATCGCAGATTATGCGCGTTTAGCAAACTGGTTAGCGGATAATCCTCCAGCTGATATTAATAAAGATGAAATCTTAGATTCAGAAGAATAAAAAGAGCGGTCAAAAATGGCAACCTATTTCGTCGGTGATTTGCAAGGCTGTTATGATGAATTACAGCTTTTATTAGAACGTGTAGATTTCAATCCTACGCAAGATAAACTTTATCTTGTGGGGGATCTTGTCGCGCGTGGGGATAAGTCACTTGAATGTCTTCGTTTTGTAAAATCACTTGGTAACGCAGCGCAAACCGTACTAGGGAATCACGATTTACACTTAATTGCGACCGCACTGGGTATTAAAAAAGTGAAACCACGTGATCGTGTTGATGCTATTTTTAATGCGCCCGATTTTGATGAACTGATTCATTGGTTACGTCATCAACCATTACTTGTGCATAATGAAGAATTAAACTTTCTGATGGCGCATGCTGGTATTTCGCCTGATTGGGATTTGAAAACTGCGAAATCTTGTGCAGCCGAAGTGGAACAGATTTTACAAAACGGTGATTTTCATTATCTCATTGAAAATATGTATTCCGAACAGCCTGATCGCTGGTCGCCAGATTTACAGGGCTTAGCGCGTCATCGTTACATTATTAATGCTTTCACTCGAATGCGTTTTTGCTATTTGGATCATCGCTTTGATTTTACTTGTAAATCCCCTTTAAAAGATGCACCAGATGAACTCACGCCTTGGTTTAATTTAGATAACCCACTTTATAAACAAATTCCCATTGTCTTTGGGCATTGGGCAAGTTTAGTCGATGAGCCCACTCCACAAGGTATTTATGCCCTAGATACTGGTTGTGTATGGAATAATCGAATGACTATGCTGCGCTGGGAAGACAAACAATGCTTCACACAAAGTGCGGTCAAAAATTACAGTGATTTTTAAGGAAATGCTATGCTCTCTCTTACAGCTGAATCTTGTGAACTGTTTAATATTCCTTTCTACCAATTTGCCCAAATGAAAAAATTCTGCCCAGAAGATATTCCGGCGATTAAAGCGGATTACAAATTACATTGGGATAACTGGAAAGCGATTATTCAAGAAGTGGCAAAGCAGCTTGGCACACCTTTTGCGAAACCGCATATTGAAAGTTGGACCAATGGTTGGCAGGTACGTGCGCATTTCTTCGCTTATTTTAAATACGAGTTTAATCAAAATTCTGCAGCAATCTTTTCCGTGCTATTAAATCGTCGTCGATTAAGAGTGTGCTTAGATTGGCATTGCTATCGTGCAGATCGCTCACAAATTAATGTGCAACAATATAATCAGTGGCTTGAGCAATTTGATTTCAAACAATTTGCTGATTTTGATATTTGGCGAGAAGATGAAAGCGAATATGATGATTTTCGCCAAGTGAAGGACATTTCTGAAAAAGATCTCCTCTTACGTTCAGATGAAGATTTTTGGTGCATTGGAAAAAGCATTGAAAAAGCTGAACTTCATCAAATCGACCCAGTTTCATTTATCACCCAAACCATTCAACAGTTACAACCGCTTTACGATCGCTGCCATCAATAAAGTGCGGTCATTTCCATTAAATTTTTTCGTCTTTTTATTTGTTATGCTATCATTACATTAGTTTAACATTTTTAACAATTTTACTTTTAGGAGTACTTTATGAAAAACGTCGTGATCGTTGGCGGTGGCGCCGGCGGCATAGAGTTAGCGACATTTTTAGGCGATAAATTAGGTCGCAAAAAACAGGCTAAAGTGACGCTTGTGGATCGCAATGCGACCCACTTGTGGAAACCCTTATTACATGAAATTGCTACAGGTGTGATGGATGATGGCACCGATTCTCTGAGTTATCGTGCACACGGTAAAAACCACCATTTTAGCTTTGAGCAAGGTTCAATCACACGTATTAATCGTGAGCAAAAATATGTTGAACTTGCTCCTGTTTATGGGCAAGAAGGTGACATGCTCGTGGTTGCACGTCGTATTCCTTATGATTACTTAGTAATTGCGATCGGTAGTAAATCGAACGATTTCAATACAAAAGGCGTGGCTGATAACTGTATTTTCTTAGACAGCTCTGATCAAGCACTTCGCTTTCAACAAAGAATGTTAGAATTATTCCTTAAATTCTCTGAAAACCGTGCATTAGACGATATTGGTGAAGAAGAATTTAAACAGAAATTAGTCGATGAGAGCAAAGTCAATATTGCGATTGTTGGCGGTGGTGCAACTGGCGTGGAATTAACCGCAGAGCTTTATCATGCGACTGAAGACTTATCTTCTTATGGTTACGGCAAAATCGATAATTCTTGCTTGCAAGTCACCTTAGTTGAAGCGGGCCCGCGCTTACTTCCAGCATTACCTGAAAATTTATCTGCTGCGGTATTAGATGAATTGCAAGAAATGGGTGCAAATGTGAAATTAAATACGATGATCACAGAAGCCCAACCAAATACACTTATTACCAAAGATGGCGAAGAAATCAAAGCTGATCTGATTGTGTGGGCAGCGG
This genomic window contains:
- the priB gene encoding primosomal replication protein N, whose product is MLKSNSKLDNRFSLIGTVCQLPKRSKSPNGIAHCQFWLEHRSEQVESGLSRQAWLKMPVQVSGNQLIEKTQSITVGSKLLVVGFITSHKTSNGLTQLVLHAEQIEFID
- a CDS encoding glycosyltransferase family 25 protein; amino-acid sequence: MAIPKIIVISLKHSKRRENIAKRLSGLGLDFSFFDATDGKKLSASVLESVDYDFYPKHYLSPKPLTLGEIGCAMSHINVYEYIIENNIESAIVLEDDAIVSHYFEEIVQDALNKVGKKYDLIFLDHGKAKSYLCKKKLYEGYRLVHYKSPSKNSKRFITCTAAYLITQLGASKLLNYAYPVRMPSDYLTGLIQKNKMNAYGIEPPCVFRGLSIDSEINQVEERYE
- the rsmA gene encoding 16S rRNA (adenine(1518)-N(6)/adenine(1519)-N(6))-dimethyltransferase RsmA; this translates as MNSKKHLGHTARKRFGQNFLHDTSVIQGIVAAIYPQPNQFLVEIGPGLGALTEPVGELVDHLTVVELDRDLAERLRHHPFLHQKLTVIETDAMQFDFGELYRQENLAEKGQKLRVFGNLPYNISTPLMFHLFKYHDVIQDMHFMLQKEVVKRLCAGPNSKAYGRLTIMAQYFCQVMPVLEVPPSAFKPAPKVDSAVVRLIPHKELPHPVKDLYWLNRVCSQAFNQRRKTLRNALSTLFSPENLTALGIDLNARAENLAIADYARLANWLADNPPADINKDEILDSEE
- a CDS encoding NAD(P)/FAD-dependent oxidoreductase, whose amino-acid sequence is MKNVVIVGGGAGGIELATFLGDKLGRKKQAKVTLVDRNATHLWKPLLHEIATGVMDDGTDSLSYRAHGKNHHFSFEQGSITRINREQKYVELAPVYGQEGDMLVVARRIPYDYLVIAIGSKSNDFNTKGVADNCIFLDSSDQALRFQQRMLELFLKFSENRALDDIGEEEFKQKLVDESKVNIAIVGGGATGVELTAELYHATEDLSSYGYGKIDNSCLQVTLVEAGPRLLPALPENLSAAVLDELQEMGANVKLNTMITEAQPNTLITKDGEEIKADLIVWAAGVRTSTVTQQFDGLELNRINQLVVKDTLQTTVDDSIFAIGDCAALMQPNGKLVPPRAQAAHQMAKACAKNIFALFEQKPLKAFKYNDKGTLVSLSSFTALGSISNKFGKNPLTVQGKFAQFAYLSLYRMHQHALHGCIKIGLIILVDKLNHYLKPRLKLH
- the rpsF gene encoding 30S ribosomal protein S6, producing MRHYEIVFMVHPDQSEQVPGMIERYTGSVKEAGGQVHRLEDWGRRQLAYPINKLHKAHYVLMNVEAPQQVIDELETTFRYNDAVLRSLVIHTKHAVTEASPMKAAKEERKPLAEVENNDFEDAEE
- the infA gene encoding translation initiation factor IF-1, whose product is MAKEDCIEMQGTILETLPNTMFRVELENGHVLTAHISGKMRKNYIRILTGDKVTVEMTPYDLSKGRIIFRSR
- the apaH gene encoding bis(5'-nucleosyl)-tetraphosphatase (symmetrical) ApaH, whose amino-acid sequence is MATYFVGDLQGCYDELQLLLERVDFNPTQDKLYLVGDLVARGDKSLECLRFVKSLGNAAQTVLGNHDLHLIATALGIKKVKPRDRVDAIFNAPDFDELIHWLRHQPLLVHNEELNFLMAHAGISPDWDLKTAKSCAAEVEQILQNGDFHYLIENMYSEQPDRWSPDLQGLARHRYIINAFTRMRFCYLDHRFDFTCKSPLKDAPDELTPWFNLDNPLYKQIPIVFGHWASLVDEPTPQGIYALDTGCVWNNRMTMLRWEDKQCFTQSAVKNYSDF
- the rpsR gene encoding 30S ribosomal protein S18 — encoded protein: MARYFRRRKFCRFTAENVVEIDYKDIATLKNYISESGKIVPSRITGTRAKYQRQLARAIKRARYLALLPYSDSHHN
- a CDS encoding glucose-6-phosphate 1-dehydrogenase family protein yields the protein MLSLTAESCELFNIPFYQFAQMKKFCPEDIPAIKADYKLHWDNWKAIIQEVAKQLGTPFAKPHIESWTNGWQVRAHFFAYFKYEFNQNSAAIFSVLLNRRRLRVCLDWHCYRADRSQINVQQYNQWLEQFDFKQFADFDIWREDESEYDDFRQVKDISEKDLLLRSDEDFWCIGKSIEKAELHQIDPVSFITQTIQQLQPLYDRCHQ
- the rplI gene encoding 50S ribosomal protein L9, encoding MQVILLDKIVHLGNVGDQVNVKSGFARNFLIPQGKAVMATKANIEHFEARRAELEAAAAASLAAAQARAAQVTALGSVTIASKAGDEGRLFGAITTRDVAEAVTAAGVEIAKSEVRLPNGPIRTLGDHDVRFQLHGEVFATLDVIVVAE
- a CDS encoding glycosyltransferase family 9 protein; translated protein: MNKLKALRLKIGKWILDKSSRVNNPQSLEHPKSFLFLRQDGKIGDYIVSSFVFREIKKFNPLIKIGVICTKKNAYLFQKNKNIDEIYTVKKRNILDYIKKGLLIRKERYDVVIDPTLIIRNRDLLLLRIINAHNYIGYQKEDYNIFNVNITKDSHFSEIYKEALAKSNINLSDDSYDIPQDDLIKEEILQFITDNKLNNFIAINFYGNGKNRKFDDAHIIDYLTYIKDFYKHQLVLLATPDTHEHLSRIANQFNDVFVYSSHHIMIYHTIELIRNCTQLISVDTSTVHIASGLNKAMICIYSRDKDNFIHWHPNSKNVCHILHYNDNVNELSPREIKPEWLDI